Below is a window of Candidatus Binatia bacterium DNA.
CGGTTCTGCTCGTGCCGATGACGACCGGAGGCCGCCTCGTCGGCGCGCTCGGCGTCGGGGAATACACGACCGGGCGCAAGTACGACCAGGACGATGCGCACCTGCTCTCGCTGTTCGCGGCGCACGCGGCCGCCAGCCTGCGAAGCGTGCAACTGCTGGAGGCGACGCTTCGCCACGCCGGCGAGCTCGAGCGCGACAACGAGCGAAGGCGAGTTGCCGAGGAGGCGCTGCGTCACAGCGAAGAGCGCTACCGCTCACTGGTCGAGGACATGAACGACGTCATCTACACGTTCGACGAGACCGGGCGCTTTACGTACATCAGCCCCGTCGTCGAGCAGATGACAGGCCACAAGCCCGAGGAGCTTTTCGGCCGCTCCTTTACCGATTTCGTGCACCCGGACGACCGTCCGTTCCTGATCGCGTCGCTGTCGCGAGTCCTCGAGCGGCGGCGAGAGCCGATCGAATTTCGAATCTTTGCCAGGGACGGCCAGCTTCGCTGGTGTCGCAGCAGCAGCCGTCGCCATGTCGTCGGCGGTGTCGCGGTCGGGATCACCGGCTGCCTGACCGACGTCACCGAGGTGCGCAGCGCCCACGACGAGATCCGCCGTCTCAACGAGGCCCTCGAGCAGCGCGTGCACGAGAGGACGGCCGAGCTGGCCGCGGCGAACAAGGAGCTCGAAGCGTTCGGTTACTCGGTCTCGCACGACCTTCGCGGCCCGTTGCGGGTGATCGAGGGCTTCAGCCAGCTGCTCACCGACGAATTCGGCGACCTGCTCGGCGAGAAAGGCGTCCAGTACCTGGAAAGCGTGCGCGGAAGCACCAGGCGCATGGCCCAGCTCATCCAGGACCTGCTCAATCTTTCGCGGGTCACCCGCAATGCGATCGAGAGGCGCCCGGTGGATCTTGCGTCCATCGCGACGTCGATCGTCGGGGAGCTGCGGCGCGCCGAACCGGCGCGTGACGTCGACTTCGAGATCACGCAGGATCTCGGTGCAAGCGGCGATCCGTCGATGCTGAGGATGGTCGTCGAGAATCTCCTCGGCAATTCGTGGAAGTACACGAGCCGTCACCCGTCGGCACGCATCGAGTTCGGCTCGCGTCGCGAGCGCGGGGAAGTCGTCTTTTTCGTGCAGGACGACGGCGCCGGCTTCGACATGAAGTACGCCGACAAGCTGTTCCTTCCGTTCCAGCGCCTGC
It encodes the following:
- a CDS encoding PAS domain S-box protein; its protein translation is MSGAAENRLRTSHASALERRAHDLAALHEALRDLSLLTDVPTLLQTLLERVVALLESSSASVFLHDEASREMVVAATRHGSLTAGTRFALHHGLTGRVAATGRPLLVDDYQTWEHRLPELASHGVHAVLLVPMTTGGRLVGALGVGEYTTGRKYDQDDAHLLSLFAAHAAASLRSVQLLEATLRHAGELERDNERRRVAEEALRHSEERYRSLVEDMNDVIYTFDETGRFTYISPVVEQMTGHKPEELFGRSFTDFVHPDDRPFLIASLSRVLERRREPIEFRIFARDGQLRWCRSSSRRHVVGGVAVGITGCLTDVTEVRSAHDEIRRLNEALEQRVHERTAELAAANKELEAFGYSVSHDLRGPLRVIEGFSQLLTDEFGDLLGEKGVQYLESVRGSTRRMAQLIQDLLNLSRVTRNAIERRPVDLASIATSIVGELRRAEPARDVDFEITQDLGASGDPSMLRMVVENLLGNSWKYTSRHPSARIEFGSRRERGEVVFFVQDDGAGFDMKYADKLFLPFQRLHLPGEFDGTGVGLAIVDRIVRRHGGRVWADGQVEAGATIFFTLAPARDPEATAAG